ataagattaattttaaaaaattatggtcACCAATTGACATGaaaatttagagaaataaTAGGACCAGAGAACTAAAATTTTAGAGaactaaaattaaacgaaagaaatgaaatgaaagaaaaatatttatttttattaaggcattgaaatttaaatctaaaatcaatACGGATGAaagtaagattaattttaaaaaattatagtcaccaattgatataaaatttagagaaataaTAGGAAAGATAATCTTAAACCAAAATTTtagctataaatatttactaatttctgatatataattttttataataataatatctgatatataatttattataaattgaaaatgtacagatattaataatacaataaatattgccTATATAAATATCACGAATACAACAGTCTTTActataataatcattcaaaatcattaaaaataatagtaaaaataaaagaataataataaaaaaatttatttgttccaGATACATATCTTCAGTGGAAAATACGATGCTTTCCATTGCTGCTCTAGGTGAGGGTTGGCATAATTTCCATCATGTTTTTCCTTGGGATTACAAGACTGGAGAATTGGGCAATTACACGTTCAACTTGACTACAGGCTTCATCGATACTTTCGCACGCTTCGGTTGGGCTTATGATCGAAAATACGTATCTCCAGCAATGGTGCGTCGAAGAGCAAAGAGATCTGGTGATGGCAGTCATATTTGGGGTTATGGGGACTCTGATATTCCAGCTGAAGATCTCCAAGAATTGGAACTAATGGATAAAATCAAACaatgattgtatttttttaatgatggaataaaaaattaatgtagtattcttttgattttcgtgaaaaattttgcgaaatatatatttatattaaatgaattgaaacaaatttataaaatatgtatgaattatcgatcattttcatttgatttattttctcgttcgataaatcattgattaattaatttcagaaatatgaatttcagTATTCTtgacttataattaaaaaattcatagatgtctcaatttttttctcaaaaaatttgtGGTAGTTCTCATTTAGAAAGAACTTACatgtaaatactttattaagtttattatttaattgatcaaataattaagattaattatttttatgtaacataaaatgtgtataaaataaataatctttattttcgaagagaaaaatagtgagattatattttgttattttatattatatatatatttttgttttgataaatgaacttatttttctcctttacaaatttctatttaagtttattacttacaaaaattaataatatgaaatggtttcattgatatattacataattattttatattaatattatataatatataattgccgtaaatgataagaaaatttaaaaattaatgataaagttACAATACCAtacttatgataaaaatttttagaaatttgattaaCTTATCGATCAgttcattttaattcaattaaaatatgttattataataaatatgttactaTAATCGACATTTTTCATCCGTTTATCTCTAccaaaatctattttcttttacaaattttcattttattttattcattttctacatagattatatttacaaaaaaaaattagatttttttctaaaagatatatcgatgattcattgatttaatatattttatttaatataaaattttagttttgaatatttattattttcaaaatattaacgaaaaattatatattgaacatattaatataattatatatctatataataattatataatcatctttgctgtaaaaattgttatcaaataatctcgatatttatatgtatatagagtgttctatataaaattttcaatcgtttttatgaaaaattacaaatatatcataaaaactatttttaaattttaagttaatatctattatagaattgtttttattcgaaagacatacattataaaaatatataaattgatttttgtttgtttgtaaAGAGCATTATTTTTGGCATTTGATAAGtcaaatatgtttaatttcttgAGAATGAGTGATTGTAGATAGAACTCTacaatcaaatatcaaattttatagctAGATATTGactcaaaaatgaaaattatgataGAAAAGACTATGagaagtattaatattatttcgattaatatataaaatatttgtatacagatgaaattttcaatatataatatcgaaagtttttagtattcgaaattaatattttaaatctaaaatctaagaCATTAGATTCATCCGAATTTTATGTGGCCTTTTGAACTGTAATCTTATTATGATAATCgttgaattttgtattttgttaaGATTTGATATAATGCAGTttgcattttataattgtaattataaattttatgaatattgtttGTAATAAGTGACAAATAGTTCTCATAAACACaaatctatcaattttttaaaagaattgtttGTTAGAAAGCATTGTAtatcattgtatatataaatgaacaaatttattttatttttataaataaaacaatttttattttttatcatttatgagTGATACATTTGGAGATTGATAAATATCTAcatgtaatatacataatcataagtattttaaagatattaaagttGAATTCCAATTCCATATTCCATACTCGCAtttctaatttgtaattttcttcatatttggAAAAGACAAAaacttattttgaaaaacttaCAGTTCAAATATTCAcaataaaatgaagaagatgttgaatttttaaattcagaatTGAATATACTAACAATTCATtgacaaaatgaaaatatatcttacacattgaagaaatttatatctataaatgacGATTATGTTGAAAGGTAAGCATTTTAaagttaatgaattttatattctttttttgattcttttaaatgtgattttatttttattttttatttttatataagaagaaaattgtttttccaaaaaatactAGTAaccaattgattaaaatttaatcttaaaaagttaatatgaaaaagaaataaaatacaaaatataaaattttaattttggaaaattattattttctaagatattttatagattctgaaattaatagattctttattttctaaaattaataaaaaattttcagtattatatattgaatataaagatGTAACTAATATATTGACTGTCGTCTAtcctattaaatatcattttttttatataattactattttaaaaaaattatttttatttatttatttataaaatttattttgaaaatattaaattaaacttaaattattttaaaaaataaatttcttttaaaattatcattagaaTTATCAAAGGATATCATTCAACGATTTAATTCCAATTCAAAATTGACTTCATaactaaaaattctattcaatatttctattcaaaatttaaaaattagataaacatatatatattaaataaattataattcaaaaacatCTCCatctcataatttaatatcattaatttttataatatattattataataattgctctaattattatagtaatattataaaaattaatgatattaaattattgatattaaatttttataattgaatctttaaaattataagaatttaataaactatattttttagttttcaaaatttggtaatatataaaaaaaaatagattataatattgaagtatttataaatttataaatttagaaatatattttttttaaaattataagtactcattttaaaatttgaaattttctgacaaaaataatatataaatgattatttaatgaatcattatcttttagtaataatattttatgaaatcttttgtattattttattattttattcaaatttataaatacatgttaaatttaattacgtcGTTTaacatctataaatattatatatatatataatgaacattttaataaacataaataaataataaataaataataaataaataataaataataaataaataatataataataatataaataaataaatatcattattaattatgtgattattttatttaatatcttataaaatataataatttttcaaatcaattcatttaataaaaaaaattaaataaaaaaattaaaatatttgataattaagtagaaaatagtttttaaaaggTCTCAAAGTATAAAGGAAATGACAATGTGAATTAGATGATAATAGAAAACAAACGGAGTCCAGAGGTTAATCAAATAAAGCTCGTGTTTTGGATTTATTCAATTAGTTCTTTTCCAACCTTTCAAAAGTGAGTTTCGTGTTATAAAGCAGGTAGTATTCTGATCCActggatatataatttaatttttcaaattattttgttttaatctatGTTTCTCTTGTTTAATCTCTtgtgatattttcaattaaactatatttccaattaattcaattttatgtactttttgtatgatttattcttaaaaaaatcaccTTTGAAaactacttttttaattatttaatgaaaatttctactATAGATACTATATCTCTATaccgaattttcatttttcattttttaattccttgaaactattattaaattttcaaaataatgtataaagtacatgaaaataagtaaaacaTTCAATGATGACAAGAAATGTATTgctaatatgatataatttataatttgttaaaataaacagGATAATGAACGAAAGGAAACAAAAAGTGAAATGGATAGCCATTTTATGGTATATTTACATACACGTTTTAGGAGTGTATGCTATCTGGTTGATGTTCACTTCTGCCAAATGGATGACAATATTCTAtagtaagaaaatttttctacattatttatttttcagaaaatttttaattaatattattaattttatactatttatatcaaatcattttttcaatgcttAACAATgatcattgatatatttttttcaagaaacgaataataaaattaaaaataatcatatttacttatcatatttaattcaatcgcATTTAAAcatcgtaaaataatttaacaagtgAAGAAATAATGAtcttattataactatatgtgaaatatatgtatattataaaaaaatataaaaaattaaagaaataaatattataaaaattattattataagaattaagaattataatattacaaaaatatgctatagaattaataataattatatgctataattattaataataataattatatattaatattattaataatattatatattatattaataataattatatggacTGTTAActatagttattaatattctgatATCAGTCAAAAAATGATCAATAACTTTATTCATTGCAagtaaacaaatgaaaatatctcgTTATTCTATCAAATTCCAATacattattccttttttttataatttagctaattaattaatttttcagcaATTTTCATAACAGCTATCGGTTACTTTGGAATGACAGCAGGTGCTCATAGATTATGGGCTCATAGGACATATGAAAGTGAGAGTTTGGTTAAACTTTTTCTCATGCTTGCTCATACTTCAGCAGGAGTGGTAAATATCTTAAGGTCATTGTGTTAATGAAACGActagaaaaatgaaacaaattgtttttttatcttttttatctagacatttacgtatataaatacgtaattACATTGtctatatatacgtaatttacattgtttatatatatatatattatttatatatatatatgaattaatttatatatttatatattatatattatatataagttatatattatattatatatatatatatatatatatatatatatatatatatatatatatgaattaatttaataataaaatttcaaataaagatttttcacatctattatttaattttttttctatcattttttctatcatctttatttttaataaattatagaatatagtatattttttatagggtTCGATATATAACTGGGTATTATATCACAGAAtccatcataaatattatggaaCTGATAAAGATCCTTACAATCACAAGAAGGGATTTCTCTATAGTCACTATATAAGCAATGTATTGTCGCCTAATATGAACTTTGAAGAGATGAAACGTAGAATTGATCTAAGCGATATCGAGaatgatatttatgtttattttcaaaagatgTAAGTTTCTGTTAaacatgtttatattatattatatatattattatatgaaaaaattataaattctaaattctttttagcTAAAACATTGCaatgaaaatatctatataaatggTAAGTTTGAGTTAATGGTTTATATAATGGAAATGATATAGTGATAATTCAACACGTGAGCCATTAACTTAAACTTATTACTACAATTTTGCCTGTaagctattttttaattagacaaaaaaaattaattagacaaaaaataattagacaaatataatataattaaaacaatattatttatatgtattattttcatatttttcgatattttacgaaaattcttacaaaatatatttgtaatatatatttacttatcatatttttatttaaaatatatttacttatcatagtaattttcatttattcacaGCTTCTACTggccattatttttaatatttggacTTATATTGCCTCTGAACGCACCATTGGAATATTGGAACGAATCACTGATTGAGACTATATTAATAACAGGATTCCTACGATttgctattataataaatatatcctgGCTAATAAATAGTGCATTTTTAGTCTGGAATAtcaaggaagaagaaaagttaaTACACATTTCAGATACAATTAGCTTATTAtacaaactattttttaaaatgccaCAAAGTCATGCTACTGTCATTATTGACAATAATGGCatccatattaaataaaacattgcaatcattgaaataatgaacaattttatatataatcatttgattgtatttactatattaaaattgaaaaattcattaatttatacaaatatagatgtaattttttttaatttttatttattaataattaaaatacaaattctatgaattaatttgattcgCTTGGGTACTATTTATTTGTgatgataatttcattaatgaattttcttaatacgtatattaataaaattgtatttttttattattaatgttatttcacaattattttaattatttgaagcattttgaaattaaattattgaatagaaaattgcattgtcaaaaaaattcattttttaatattaaattaattatcgaaataacattaaagaaatataaaaattaataaatatgtaacaattgaaatgaaaattctgaaaattcaaaattgaccaagaaaaaggaattgaattaaaaattaaattaaaaaaataaattgaaactagaaatattcataattcatattcaaatataattctatattatatttattataatcaaaaagaaGTATTAAccaatcataatttattaatctaattatgATTTCAGGATTCCATCAAAAACCATCAGCATtttcttcttgaaaaaatcattttggCCAAAATATCATTACAAAATACCATGGGATTGGAAATGTGGTGAATTCGGTATTTATGATGATGATTGGACcacattctttattaaaatggcGCACGAACTTAATTTGGTTAATTCGTTACTAACAGTCGATACTGAAGATATCAGAGATATGCTTCATGAAATGAGTATAAAAGAAATCACTCTTGAAGATAGTCTCGAAAAGTTGAAGaagaaatctatatttaatatggagaaaacaaaattgattaaaaaacattgaattaaaaatgcaaaattagttaaactaaattaattcaccaaaattcaatttcattgtttgcatattattcatttcaaatatttattttatcgacatattaaatattacaagatttcgaataaatataattgaataaataaaattaaaaacaattaaaaaaaaagtgttccttattatatacttatatatttttacgatttactacgttacataaaaattattcaaccgAATACCGAAAcgataagttaataaattaattaaaacaatttttatttaaattaagttttcaaaaaaaatctatgcgttatttgcatatttattaatatatccaaTTGAGAATatatccaaatatattattttcttattttttttatttcattgtttaaattagttttaaaatatttttatatcagaaattaatataaattactaacAATTGTtaacaatatcttttaataaaattttattaaaataggaatataataattttaaaataatgtttaaaaatcattacttcttaaaaaaatcaattatattatttcctttatttctttttaaaattaaattctttttatttattacaataaagaaaatcgtcgattacaaattttttatatccttCATTCacccatttttattaataaaattattagaaaaaaataaattagaaagatcCATAtccttattcttattttttcttatttattaatctcagAAAgcgtgaaatatttcttttctttacttttcgaTAATGTTTAGTAAATTTTTCTctgctatttttatttaatatcattattagatAATGAAGGACAAgaggtattatattttttataattttacacatatacatattacaaattgttaatttcaaaaaataaaaaagaatgttattttttataacacaaaaagaaaaaatctttttagatTCTATATATCTAGATTCgtactaataaatttatgaaaataattgggttgaaattaataaaagtacaattaaaaaatatattacttgaaaataaatgaactttGTATTTGTTTCACGCTTTCGCTTTCTAGAGTTAAGCTGTTGCAAACGAACAAAagtggaagaagagaaaaagaaaaatgaaatatatttgaatacccatgtttcaaaaatagataattataattactaaataaaatttttattatattgtgactaaaaatattaagaaagagaataaatagtaagaaaaaacaaagaaggAGGGGTTTTATTATGATACATCttcaatatttagaaaaaatatttataaataatataaaaataacaataatcgggaaaataaaagttgaaacgaGAGATAGAAATCAGTACtagaattattcatatataagaattattaatttgttattgaatATGTGAAAGAAGttatttaacaaaagattATTGTCTTGTTTAACTATCatctaatcatttttttttcttataaaaaatattaaaagagttTTCaagtttatattctttaacatcgatttttaaaattgttaaaccagtaaataaaaaaaaagaaaatcaatttttcaataatagaatttacatATGGATTAGATGGAAAGGAAACTTATTCAATCAAAAAtctatagattatatagattatacttAACGAACTagtagtaatattaatataagtttttagaATACAGTagaatttcgataatattcaataatccaAGACgcataattctattttagcttattattgttattattgttattcaataagcatattatttatttcgtaaaaaaatatttatttcatattttttaataaattgtattaatttattaatttattgattatttttaaaatcttttcttatcAAATTTCAGATGTAttcttagaatttaaaatatttgataatctgACAAGCATTTCCAGAGAATTATCGCAATTCTACTGTATctaatttcaaatgatttcCGCATGCGAATatcattgtaatttcgaatttcgttgaaatatcCTACTAAGGATTTTTTCGCGAGATTATTGAGGACATTTAGAACCCGCCAAATGACCTCAAATCAGTCGCATAACATCgacatatttgttatttaattttcgatatattagtttttcaaatcgattaatatcttttaatttgtaaaaatcgatatttacaGCATAACTATTacgctaaaaattatttaataataatgtaaaaataaaaattttttttcgatagcAACACAtacattaatgtatatttctaaaaacgaGAAATCTTATTACTGtgcatatcaatttttatgaaaatacaacaaaacaatatataaatattttactcatCACTGAATAGTTGAATAATTTcagattcatatttttgataaaaatagagtACAGCTAAGATTAATATAACtgggtaattaaaaatattaagcgaTATTCCAAAACATTTCCAATGATTTCCAGATAGTTCGTATTCCTCCACCCCCTAAATATGTACAAAGTGAGCCATAGTCCAATCGTTTCGTAGGAAACAAGTGAACAATTAGCTCGCATTGTTAATTATGTTTCttctaatgttttttttttcatattttaataagccTTATGATATACCATCGTCACTTCCCTATCTTTTTGTGTTTGATCCTTATCACCCCAACCCCACAGATTATGACTTCCATCGCCGGTTCTTTCCACTCGTTTTTTCACTAAATCAGAAGGAACCGATTTCAAATCATATGCGAGTCTAAGTTTTGCGCACATATCGATAAAAGCTGTTGTAACATTAAATCTGTAATTTCCCAATTCTGCTGTTTTGTAGTCCCATGGGAATACATGATGATAATTATGCCAACCTTCGCCAAGTGCTCCTATGGCCACCGCTTTATTCTCCGAAGGATTGATAAacctgaataaaataattcaattattttatttatttgcttattttcattatgtttattattttcgcttttttaatgaacttttgaattattatttgaataattaattatttatatcattttcagaaaaaaatgtaggatgttaatatctattttttaaatgataatcacACTAACTTGTCATATGGTTTGTTTCCAAAGATATGAGCAGCGGAATTGACAAGCCAAGTCATATTCAACACGAAAACATAACGCAAAACTGTGGCCACGAAATATGAATTGGACCAAGTTTCATTCCAACCATAGACTGGAATAATAGTCggtaaaacgaaacaaaatagAGGCATCAGAATTAAATAGtatctgtaaatatattatgaaatatattaagaatgtagtaatcaaatttttttatctttttagaatgttaatatattcattaacatTATATCTTTGGAggtcaattgaaatttattttctaacttgtaagtaatttaaatttccattaaatgaAGCGGCAGAGTAAGCATCTCTATTTTTATCACATCGCTAGTTTACTTTGTCTTTGTCTTACTTCATGTAACAATATgcttataaattcttaataaataagctttaattaatttctgtatattttacttttatatgtttattttggtctctatgaatgaatatattaacacactctgaatataaaatatatttctatcactttttattattcaatataggAAAAaggtcaaatattttatttcatttgatcACGAAAAAGAATTAGTAAGTCACGCTTACTTTTTCTGAAATGCCaatatacgatttttttccaaatcgcttatatcgattcttttgcctttttctttaatatccgGATGTTTTTTACACAAGAGCCAGCCTATGTGCGCGAAGAAAAATCCTCTCGTCGCGTTATGAGGATCCGCATCTGTTTCGCTGTATTTATGATGAACTCTGTGATCTCTAGCCCAATGAATTGCTGcatcctataaaaaaaaaaaattgaatggaaaaatagcaattaaaaatttaatagaaaaaattttctcttctacAATATCACAAtatcataaaaacaaaaaattacaataaaatttccagtttaatttttagttgaaaattattttattaatttatatcaatacctcttattctaaatttatgtaatgtatttaatagtaatagtatttaataaattgatgacTTACTTGAAATGCCATAGTATTCCAAATTACTAGTACTAACTCAAGT
The DNA window shown above is from Apis cerana isolate GH-2021 linkage group LG4, AcerK_1.0, whole genome shotgun sequence and carries:
- the LOC108000062 gene encoding acyl-CoA Delta12-desaturase isoform X2; translation: MNERKQKVKWIAILWYIYIHVLGVYAIWLMFTSAKWMTIFYTIFITAIGYFGMTAGAHRLWAHRTYESESLVKLFLMLAHTSAGVGSIYNWVLYHRIHHKYYGTDKDPYNHKKGFLYSHYISNVLSPNMNFEEMKRRIDLSDIENDIYVYFQKIFYWPLFLIFGLILPLNAPLEYWNESLIETILITGFLRFAIIINISWLINSAFLVWNIKEEEKIPSKTISIFFLKKSFWPKYHYKIPWDWKCGEFGIYDDDWTTFFIKMAHELNLVNSLLTVDTEDIRDMLHEMSIKEITLEDSLEKLKKKSIFNMEKTKLIKKH
- the LOC108000062 gene encoding acyl-CoA Delta12-desaturase isoform X1 translates to MIIENKRSPEVNQIKLVFWIYSISSFPTFQKIMNERKQKVKWIAILWYIYIHVLGVYAIWLMFTSAKWMTIFYTIFITAIGYFGMTAGAHRLWAHRTYESESLVKLFLMLAHTSAGVGSIYNWVLYHRIHHKYYGTDKDPYNHKKGFLYSHYISNVLSPNMNFEEMKRRIDLSDIENDIYVYFQKIFYWPLFLIFGLILPLNAPLEYWNESLIETILITGFLRFAIIINISWLINSAFLVWNIKEEEKIPSKTISIFFLKKSFWPKYHYKIPWDWKCGEFGIYDDDWTTFFIKMAHELNLVNSLLTVDTEDIRDMLHEMSIKEITLEDSLEKLKKKSIFNMEKTKLIKKH
- the LOC108000080 gene encoding acyl-CoA Delta-9 desaturase, whose protein sequence is MAPNVTSTPSGIFDGDNRSDQTIIETPKKKYKKHIIWRNVIIFSYLHLAAVYGLYLVFTSAQFKTTLFALFLYVCTGLGITAGAHRLWAHKSYKAKWPLELVLVIWNTMAFQDAAIHWARDHRVHHKYSETDADPHNATRGFFFAHIGWLLCKKHPDIKEKGKRIDISDLEKNRILAFQKKYYLILMPLFCFVLPTIIPVYGWNETWSNSYFVATVLRYVFVLNMTWLVNSAAHIFGNKPYDKFINPSENKAVAIGALGEGWHNYHHVFPWDYKTAELGNYRFNVTTAFIDMCAKLRLAYDLKSVPSDLVKKRVERTGDGSHNLWGWGDKDQTQKDREVTMVYHKAY